In one Parageobacillus genomosp. 1 genomic region, the following are encoded:
- a CDS encoding YqzM family protein — MNVFEKDVQSKRNDAVDSAVGFAVSFGFFATIFIIATLIKFFGS, encoded by the coding sequence ATGAACGTATTTGAAAAAGACGTACAAAGCAAACGCAATGATGCCGTTGACTCTGCTGTTGGTTTTGCCGTTTCATTTGGCTTTTTCGCAACGATCTTCATCATTGCCACATTAATTAAATTTTTCGGATCGTAA